The Vicia villosa cultivar HV-30 ecotype Madison, WI linkage group LG1, Vvil1.0, whole genome shotgun sequence genome includes a region encoding these proteins:
- the LOC131643738 gene encoding GATA transcription factor 8-like encodes MVGPNFMDEIDCGSFFDHIDDLLDFPVDDVDATAAASLSTVTSAANCNSLASIWPNESDSFPASDSVFSGNSPSDLSVELSVPYEDILPLEWLSTFVEDSFSEGSLTMKKVEQPPSSCVTTKEDSVHNQFQTSSPVSVLESSSSCSGGKTMTPAGIYIPVPCGRARTKRPRPATFNPRSAMQLISPTSSSVGENVQPNVISTKAAASSDFDNFAESQIVAKKPKLPSGEPKKKKKIKMPLPAAPADSGDQNGSLPVRKCMHCEITKTPQWRAGPLGPKTLCNACGVRYKSGRLFPEYRPAASPTFCPSLHSNSHKKVLEMRTKDSDSSGFESHSAASPELIPNTNSILALEYI; translated from the exons ATGGTTGGACCAAACTTCATGGACGAGATTGACTGTGGTAGCTTCTTTGACCACATCGACGATTTGCTTGATTTCCCCGTCGACGACGTTGATGCCACCGCCGCCGCTTCGTTGTCGACCGTCACCTCCGCCGCAAACTGCAACTCACTGGCGAGTATTTGGCCGAATGAGTCTGACTCGTTTCCTGCCTCTGACTCGGTGTTTTCCGGCAACAGTCCTTCTGACCTCTCGGTGGAGCTTTCCGTTCCG TATGAAGACATTCTTCCATTGGAATGGCTGTCAACTTTTGTGGAGGACTCATTTTCTGAGGGGAGTCTCACAATGAAGAAAGTTGAGCAACCACCATCATCATGTGTCACCACTAAGGAGGACTCTGTGCATAACCAATTCCAGACATCAAGTCCAGTTTCTGTCCTTGAAAGCAGCAGTTCCTGCTCTGGCGGAAAGACGATGACGCCAGCAGGGATTTACATCCCAGTGCCTTGTGGACGTGCACGCACCAAGCGTCCACGTCCTGCAACCTTCAACCCCCGTTCCGCCATGCAGCTCATTTCCCCTACTTCCTCTTCTGTTGGGGAGAATGTGCAGCCTAATGTTATCTCCACCAAGGCGGCTGCATCGTCAGATTTTGACAATTTTGCTGAGTCTCAAATtgtggctaagaaaccaaagctCCCTTCTGGAGAacctaagaagaaaaagaagatcaAAATGCCGCTTCCTGCTGCTCCGGCTGACAGCGGCGATCAGAATGGTTCGCTGCCTGTTAGGAAATGTATGCATTGTGAAATAACCAAGACACCACAATGGAGGGCAGGTCCATTGGGGCCGAAAACACTCTGCAATGCTTGTGGCGTGCGCTACAAGTCAGGTCGGCTATTCCCTGAATACCGTCCTGCTGCCAGTCCAACTTTTTGTCCTTCATTGCACTCCAATTCTCACAAGAAGGTCCTTGAAATGAGAACCAAGGACAGTGATAGCTCTGGTTTTGAATCACATTCAGCTGCCTCTCCAGAACTCATCCCAAACACTAACAGCATTCTCGCCCTGGAATACATTTAA